From the genome of Desulfobaculum xiamenense:
TCGGCTTCGTCCTGTCGAGCGTGATGGGCGACGCCGCGGTGAGCGCCGCGACCAGCGGAGCGTATCTGCGGGCCATGCACGTGGCGCTTTCCGGATTTGTGATGCTGAGCGCGGTGGGTGTGCTTCTGTCTCTGCGCGCGCCTATGCCGGAACGCGCGGAGTAGATCGGATTTCATGAGATGAAAAAAGGGGCGCAAGCCATATGGCTTGCGCCCCTTTCGCGTGTGCGATTGGCGTCGAACTAGAGCTTGCAGGCCGTGCGCAGGTCGTTGACCGCGTCGGTGTGCTCCCAGGTGAATTCCGGACGCTCGCGGCCGAAGTGACCGTAGCAGGAGGACTGGGAGTAGATGGGGCGCTTGAGGTCGAGGCGCTTGAGAATGTGGTAGGGGCGCAGGTCAAAGACCTCGTTGACGGCCTTGGTCAGGATGTCGTCGGGCACGATGCCTGTGCCCTGCGTGGTGACCAGCGTGCTGACCGGCTCGGCCACGCCGATGACGTAGGCGACCTGGACTTCGCATTTGGGAGCCAGGCCGGCGGCCACGATGTTCTTGGCGATGTAGCGGGCCATGTACGCGCCGGAGCGGTCCACCTTGGACGGGTCCTTGCCGGAGAACGCGCCGCCGCCGTGAGCGCCCATGCCGCCGTAGGTGTCCTGAATGATCTTGCGGCCGGTGAGGCCAGCGTCACCCATGGGGCCGCCGATGACGAAGCGGCCGGTGGTGTTGATGAAGATGCGGGTCTTCTGGGGGTCGATGTATTCCTTGGGCAGCGTTTCGAAGATCACTTTCTCGCGGATGGCGTCGCACAGGTCCTGATAGGCGATGTTCTCGTCGTGCTGGGCGGCGACGACGACGGTGTCGATGAACTTGGGCTTGCCGTCCTCGTAGACGAAGCTGACTTCGGTCTTGCCGTCAGGACGCAGGAAATCGAGGATGCCTTCCTTGCGGACGTAGGTCAGGCGGCGGGACAGCTTGTGCGCCCAGTAGATGGGGGCGGGCATAAGGGTATCGGTCTCGTTGCAGGCGAAGCCGAACATCATGCCCTGATCGCCTGCACCCTGATTCTCGGGATGCTCGCGGTCCACGCCCTGTGCGATGTCCGGGGACTGCTTGTCGATGGAGGAGATGACGGCGCAGGTCTCGGCGTCGAAGCCCATGTCGGAGCTGGTGTAGCCGATCTCGCGGATGGTATCGCGCACGATGCGGGGCAGGTCGGCATAGCCCTTGGTGGTGATTTCACCGGCGATGAAGGCGAGGCCGGTGGTCACGAGGGTTTCGCATGCCACGCGGGAGTCGGGGTCCTGAGCGAGCAGCGCGTCGAGGACGGCGTCGGAAATGCGGTCGGCGACCTTGTCGGGATGGCCTTCGGTCACGGATTCCGAGGTGAAGTGGTAGCGTCCGGTGCTGTGTACCATGGTCTTTCCTCCGAAAGTTAAACCTGTTTCGATTCAGGGTTGATGATTCCGCCGGATATCAGGACCTTGAACGAGTCCTCCACGCTCATGTCGAGGGGGATGAGTTCCTCCTCGGGCACCATGAGGTAGAAGCCCGATGTCGGGTTGGGGGTGGTGGGCACGAACACGTTGACGACCTTCTTCTCAGTCCGGCGCTGAATCTCGCCCACGGCGGTACCCGTGACGTAGGCCAGTGCCCATATGCCCTTGCGCGGGAACTCGATGAGTACCACGCGCTTGAAGTCCTTGTTTCCACCGTTGAGGATGGTGTTCACCAGCTGCTTCACCGCGTTGTAGAACTTGTTCACCAACGGGATGTTGTTGAGGAGGGCCTCGCCGATGCGCACCACAAACCGCCCGAGGATGTTCCGGCCGAGAACGCCAGCCAGAAACAGGAACATGAACAGGATGATGATTCCCAGTCCGGGAACCTTGAACGGCAGGTACTGCTCCGGGCGGTATGGCTCGGGTATGAGCAGCAGCACCTTGTCCCCCCACTTGAAGAGCAGGCTGAGGAAGAAGCCCGTGGCCGCCAGCGGCGTGACCACGAGTATTCCGGCCAGAAGGTTTGCCTTCAGCGCGTCCTTGATATGGCGCAGCAGGGTCCTGAACATGGAAGTCTCCTCCGCTTTGGCCTAGGCCAGCGCGGGAATGAGCATGTTGTCGAGAAGTCGGGACTTGCCGATGCTCACGGCGATGGCCACCAGCGTCGGCTCGTCGAGCCGCGTGACCGGCACGATGTTCTCGGGATGGACGAATTCGATGTAGTCGATGACGCCCATGGGAATGTGTTTGGCGTAGTAGGCCGTGAGGGCCTCGCGCAGCGCGGCGGCGTTCCGCTCGCCCTTGGCCGCAAGGTCCGCGATGTGCAGGATGCCCTTGCGCAGATGCGGGGCGCAGGCGCGCTGTTCGGGCGTCATGTAGACGTTGCGGGAGCTGAGGGCCAGCCCGTCGGCCTCGCGCACGATGGGGCAGCCCACGATCTCCGTGGGCATGTGCATGTCGCGCGCCATGCGGCGCAGCAGGGCCAACTGCTGCCAGTCCTTCTGGCCGAACACCGCGAAGGTGGGCAGCGCCAGATGCAGCAGGATGGAAACCACTGTCGCCACGCCCCGGAAGTGGATGGGGCGGCTCTTGGCGCACAGGTGCTTGGCAAGGCTCGGCACCTCGACCCACGTGGCGTGGTCCTCGGGGTAGATGTCCTCGGGCTTGGGCGCGAAGAGGATGTCCGCTCCGGCTGCCTCGGCGAGCTTGGCGTCGTGGTCGAGGTCGCGGGGGTAGGCCGCGAGGTCCTCGTTGGGTCCGAACTGGGTGGGATTCACGAAGACGCTGACGTAGACCCGGTCCGCGTTGGCGCGCGCGTGGGTGATGAGGCTTTTGTGGCCATCGTGCAGGTAGCCCATGGTCGGAACGAGCGCGGTGGTGCGTCCTGCCGCGCGCTCAGCCATGGCGATGTTCTGAAATTCGCGCGGATCGGTGATGATCTGCATTCGTCGATGCTCCTAGGCCAGAAGAATCTCTGGACAATACGGGAAGTTATTACATGCAGCGAGTCGTGTCCACAAGCTTTGCGCAGAGTGCTTGCTGGCATGTGTCGCGACGCGCATGTCGTCGTGCAGGCTCCGCTTCTGGCTCTTCATGCATGCATCATGCTTGAGCGCCTACTATCGAGACGGCGATGTGCAATGGCTGGGGTGGGCTATGCCGTTTTGTCCCTTCGCCTTCCCGTCGTCCCGCGTGATGAGCCAAAAAAAAGACCCTCCGCCGTGGAGGGTCTCATTGTCCGTGAAGCTGAGTCTCCATGGGTCCCTTACGGGTCTGGCATTAGCACCTTGCCTTTGTGGCAGGTTGCCGGGCGGTCATGGGGCCAGGTCCCTCGCGCCTCTCTGCATGATCATATGTCAATGCGCCTCTATATGAGGCAAACTCAATATATGCATCACCAGCCGGGATGACAAGCGTTTTTTTGCGCATGGCTGGGAAGTCGCGAAATTCCTGCCGCACGGGGGTGGTTTTGCGCCGGACAGGAGGGCGGATGTCGGTGTGGGAGGGGAGTCAAGGAGAGCGACGGGACGATGGGTGCGCGTTGACGAAGACACGTCTGACGGGCAGCGGGGCGAGCTGCGATGTGGGGGAGGTTGGCGGAGGAGAGCGACGGGAAAGCGGCGCGGTGTTGGGGAGGGCAGCCGGTTTGCGGTGCGTGCGTTTGCGATGGGCGGACGGACTGGAGAGGTGGGAGGCTGAACGGCGGTCGCATGGTTGGGGCCGCCGGGTAACGCGCGAGACTGGGAAGAACCGGCTTGGGCTGATGTTTATGGACGAGCCAAAGACGCGACGATGTTTGGCTGTTTGTTGGCGCGTGAACTTTTGCGGTTCTTTGTTCGACGGGCGTGACGTGGACGGCTGGTGACGTGCGGAGATGTCGGGGGGAGTGACCGTCGCTCGCACATATTTGGCGCGTATGCGTCACTGCGTGGAGTGACTGTTGTTTGCGCGGTGGAGAATGCAGCACGGCACATGTCCGATGCCGGACGCTTTCCTGTGCGAAGATGAAAACGGCGTGCGCAACCCTGACGCGGCGTAAAGACACGTCAGGGTTGCGCGAAAATGCTGTGGTCGAAGACGTGGGCGATGTGGAGCCGAAGGGTGGTGCTGGATCGAGGCCCGGAGCGGAACGTGTGAATTGCGGCCGAAAAAAGTTTGCAAAAGTCCGGGAAAGAGGCCTGCGTGCCGTTTGGCACCCTTCGCCCCTCTCCTCAATTGGACAGATGGACGTGCCGCGCCGGGCGCGACGGATGTGAAGCTAGTCCTGCAACGCCAGCGTGACGTTGAAGGCGACGGCGTAGAAGTGGTGGAAGAAGTCCACGTACTCCACATTCACGTCGTCCGGCACCTCGATGCGTGCGGGGGCAAAGTTCAGGATGCCCTTGATGCCCGCGTCCACGAGATAGTTGCATGCACGCTGGGCGCGCTCGGGCGGCGTGGTGATGATGCCGACCTCAATGCCCAGTTCGTCGACCTTTTCCTTCAGCCGTCTGGAGCACACCACTTCCAGCCCGGACACGATTTCGCCGATCTTGAAGGGATCGCAGTCGAACGCGCCGACGATATGGAAGCCGCGCAGGCGGAATTCGCGGTGGTTGAGCAGGGCGCGACCGAGGTTGCCCACGCCGACCAGCGCGCATTTCCAGACCCGGTCAACGCCGAGGGCCTGCTTGATGCTCGTGATGAGATCCTGCACGTAGTACCCGACGCCGCGGACGCCGAATTCGCCGAAGTAGGCGAGGTCCTTGCGGATCTGGGAGGGGTTGACGTCGCAGGTCCGGGCCAGGAGTTCCGAGGAGATGACGTTCTTGCCATCTCGCTGGAGGTTCTCCAGAACCTGAATGTAGACGGCCATCCTCTGAATAGTGGCTCTTGGAATGTGTTGACTTTTCACTTTTGTAATTTATCCGAAAGTCATGTGAAATTTTTAACAAAAAAGTTGAAAAAGAAGGCCGCGCCGTGGCGCGGCCCCCACTCTAGCAAAACTTCGTCCTAAGCGAAAGGCTTAACGAAGAGGAGGATCAGGTTCACAACCAGGGCGTAAATGGCCAGGGACTCAACGAAGGCCAGGCCCAGAATCAGGGTAACGGTGATCTTGCCGGAAGCCTCGGGGTTGCGGGCGGTGCCTTCGCAAGCGGCCTTCAGGCCCATGCCCTGACCAAGACCGCAGCCAGCAGCGGCGATAGCCATGCCGATGGCGGAAGCCCAGACGGAAGCGGTGGCCACTTCGGCGTCAGCGGCGAAAGCGACGGAAGCAACGGCAACCAGAGCAACGGTGTTCAGAACGGTCAGAAGAGCTTTACGCATTGAGAAAAACCTCCAGATAGTTAGTATAAAATCGGTCAAATGACCGTTTCCCCCAGTTGGGACGTTCGTGATCCCTTAGGATCAATGCGCGTGTTCCAGAGAACCCTTCAGGTAGATCATGCCGAGCATGAAGAAGATGAAGGCCTGGATGAACTTCGCGAGCACGAACAGGAAGTACATGGGCAGCGTGCCGAGCAGCGGAGCCAGGGAGAACATCAGGATAAGAACGATTTCCTCACCCTTGATGTTGCCGAAAAGTCGCAGAGTCAGCGAAAGCGGACGGGACAGATGGCTCACGAACTCGATGATCATCATCAGCGGCGCCAGGGCCGGAATGGGGCCCATGAAGTGCTTGATGTAGCCGAACTTCCAACGCGTGATGCCGA
Proteins encoded in this window:
- the panC gene encoding pantoate--beta-alanine ligase; the encoded protein is MQIITDPREFQNIAMAERAAGRTTALVPTMGYLHDGHKSLITHARANADRVYVSVFVNPTQFGPNEDLAAYPRDLDHDAKLAEAAGADILFAPKPEDIYPEDHATWVEVPSLAKHLCAKSRPIHFRGVATVVSILLHLALPTFAVFGQKDWQQLALLRRMARDMHMPTEIVGCPIVREADGLALSSRNVYMTPEQRACAPHLRKGILHIADLAAKGERNAAALREALTAYYAKHIPMGVIDYIEFVHPENIVPVTRLDEPTLVAIAVSIGKSRLLDNMLIPALA
- the metK gene encoding methionine adenosyltransferase, whose translation is MVHSTGRYHFTSESVTEGHPDKVADRISDAVLDALLAQDPDSRVACETLVTTGLAFIAGEITTKGYADLPRIVRDTIREIGYTSSDMGFDAETCAVISSIDKQSPDIAQGVDREHPENQGAGDQGMMFGFACNETDTLMPAPIYWAHKLSRRLTYVRKEGILDFLRPDGKTEVSFVYEDGKPKFIDTVVVAAQHDENIAYQDLCDAIREKVIFETLPKEYIDPQKTRIFINTTGRFVIGGPMGDAGLTGRKIIQDTYGGMGAHGGGAFSGKDPSKVDRSGAYMARYIAKNIVAAGLAPKCEVQVAYVIGVAEPVSTLVTTQGTGIVPDDILTKAVNEVFDLRPYHILKRLDLKRPIYSQSSCYGHFGRERPEFTWEHTDAVNDLRTACKL
- a CDS encoding DUF502 domain-containing protein; protein product: MFRTLLRHIKDALKANLLAGILVVTPLAATGFFLSLLFKWGDKVLLLIPEPYRPEQYLPFKVPGLGIIILFMFLFLAGVLGRNILGRFVVRIGEALLNNIPLVNKFYNAVKQLVNTILNGGNKDFKRVVLIEFPRKGIWALAYVTGTAVGEIQRRTEKKVVNVFVPTTPNPTSGFYLMVPEEELIPLDMSVEDSFKVLISGGIINPESKQV
- the atpE gene encoding ATP synthase F0 subunit C, which encodes MRKALLTVLNTVALVAVASVAFAADAEVATASVWASAIGMAIAAAGCGLGQGMGLKAACEGTARNPEASGKITVTLILGLAFVESLAIYALVVNLILLFVKPFA
- a CDS encoding redox-sensing transcriptional repressor Rex; the protein is MKSQHIPRATIQRMAVYIQVLENLQRDGKNVISSELLARTCDVNPSQIRKDLAYFGEFGVRGVGYYVQDLITSIKQALGVDRVWKCALVGVGNLGRALLNHREFRLRGFHIVGAFDCDPFKIGEIVSGLEVVCSRRLKEKVDELGIEVGIITTPPERAQRACNYLVDAGIKGILNFAPARIEVPDDVNVEYVDFFHHFYAVAFNVTLALQD